In Sphingobacterium sp. PCS056, the following proteins share a genomic window:
- a CDS encoding ABC transporter ATP-binding protein produces MSQEKIVGKTYDVNLLRRMVKYMKPYGGVFWISVVLTILLAAVAPALPMLIQYTLDKYILQFNTAGLSLMFILMIVLLIVQTLVRYYHTLMTNTLGQSVIRDIRIEVFNHITKLRLKYFDQTPLGKLITRTISDLETISNIFSEGLIQIIGDLLQLIVILGVMFYTDWKLTLIVLVPMPLMVAATYIFKEAMKSAFQDVRKWVSNLNTFLQEHISGMGIIKYFAREEQEMDKFKEINGHHRNAHIRANWYFSIFFPVLEIIMAISLGLLVWFGAKQILGDVISPGVVVAFIMYINMIFRPIRELIDKFNTLQMGMVSAERIFEVLDTDEHTPNSGTLEPDHIRGEIEFKNVWFAYNDENWVLRDVSFKVAPGETLALVGATGAGKSSTINILSRFYEINKGQILLDGVDIRQYELNFLRKTIATVLQDVFLFSDSILHNIDLHDEHITRESIIAAAKQVGAHDFIMRLPGGYDYQVQERGATLSSGQAQLISFIRALVHDPRILVLDEATSSVDTETEELIQHAIDNLMVGRTAIVIAHRLSTIQRANKIIVLEKGEIMEVGTHHELLNIDGYYKKLYDLQFHSAGI; encoded by the coding sequence GTGAGTCAAGAGAAAATAGTAGGAAAAACTTATGACGTAAATTTGTTGCGTCGGATGGTCAAATATATGAAGCCTTATGGCGGGGTGTTTTGGATATCCGTAGTATTGACGATTTTATTGGCAGCTGTCGCTCCAGCATTACCGATGCTGATCCAGTATACACTGGATAAATACATTTTACAATTTAATACAGCAGGATTGAGTTTGATGTTCATCCTGATGATTGTATTGTTAATTGTACAGACACTAGTACGATATTATCATACTTTAATGACCAATACCTTGGGACAATCTGTGATTCGGGATATTCGGATTGAAGTGTTTAATCATATTACAAAACTTCGTTTAAAATATTTTGATCAGACACCTTTAGGGAAATTGATCACACGTACCATTTCGGATTTAGAGACCATATCAAATATTTTTTCTGAAGGCTTGATCCAAATTATTGGCGATTTATTGCAGCTCATCGTTATTCTAGGGGTCATGTTTTATACGGACTGGAAACTAACATTAATTGTATTGGTACCTATGCCGCTTATGGTCGCTGCAACTTATATTTTTAAAGAGGCCATGAAATCTGCTTTTCAAGATGTTCGTAAATGGGTTTCAAATTTGAATACCTTTTTGCAGGAACATATTTCAGGTATGGGTATTATCAAATACTTTGCTCGGGAAGAACAGGAGATGGATAAATTTAAAGAGATCAACGGTCACCATCGCAATGCTCATATCCGTGCAAATTGGTACTTCTCTATATTTTTCCCTGTTTTAGAGATTATCATGGCCATTTCATTAGGTTTGTTGGTCTGGTTTGGAGCTAAGCAGATTTTGGGAGATGTGATCTCTCCAGGAGTTGTGGTTGCATTTATCATGTATATTAATATGATCTTTCGCCCAATCCGAGAATTGATCGATAAATTCAACACCTTACAAATGGGAATGGTGAGTGCTGAACGTATATTTGAAGTATTGGATACCGATGAACATACTCCTAATTCAGGAACATTAGAACCCGATCATATTCGTGGAGAGATCGAATTTAAAAATGTATGGTTTGCTTACAATGATGAAAACTGGGTGTTGAGAGATGTCAGTTTTAAAGTTGCTCCAGGTGAGACACTAGCTTTAGTCGGTGCGACGGGGGCAGGGAAATCATCGACCATTAATATTCTAAGCCGTTTTTACGAAATCAATAAAGGACAGATCTTATTGGATGGTGTTGATATTCGGCAATATGAGTTAAATTTTCTTAGAAAAACGATAGCAACTGTACTTCAGGATGTATTTTTATTTTCAGATTCCATCTTACACAATATAGATCTGCACGATGAGCATATCACGCGAGAATCCATCATTGCAGCTGCTAAACAGGTCGGTGCACACGATTTTATTATGCGTTTGCCGGGCGGATATGACTATCAGGTTCAAGAAAGAGGAGCCACCTTGTCATCAGGTCAAGCCCAGTTGATTTCATTTATTAGAGCATTGGTGCATGATCCACGTATTTTGGTACTCGATGAAGCCACATCTTCTGTTGATACAGAAACCGAAGAGCTCATCCAACATGCTATAGACAATCTAATGGTAGGAAGAACAGCTATAGTGATTGCACATCGACTCTCTACCATTCAAAGGGCAAATAAAATTATCGTATTGGAAAAAGGAGAGATCATGGAGGTGGGAACCCATCATGAACTACTCAATATCGATGGTTACTATAAGAAATTATACGACCTGCAATTCCATTCTGCAGGTATTTAA
- a CDS encoding glycoside hydrolase family 30 protein codes for MIYTLLLSCLMTATSCNRDSYTPSAIDALKDNGDITIYTTTNTRSQDFSKGFIDFSTKFNMSPNTITLDPTQKFQTMDGFGAAITGSTCYNLMKMTQEDRTKFLTETFSDDKGMGMNYIRIAIGCSDFSLSEYTCWDKEGKENFALQSEEKQYVLPVLKEILAINPSIKIMGSPWTAPKWMKVNNLTDLKPFDSWTSGQLNPKYYQDYGWYFVQWLQAMKKEGIHISSITVQNEPLNRGNSASMYMTWQEQQAFIKQALGPQLKAASLDTKIYAFDHNYNYDNIADQNDYPVKIYNDAGAASFIAGAAFHNYGGDKAELLDIHNQRPDKELVFTETSIGEWNEGRNLEKRLMEDMREVALGTVNNWSRAVIVWNLMLDNDKGPNRDGGCQTCYGAVDISKSNFKKITRNSHYYIVGHLSAVVKSGAVRIGASGYTAEGLIYTAFKNVDGSYALVLLNDANENRKITIHDTKNHFSYEVPAKSVVSYRWAN; via the coding sequence ATGATATATACACTCTTGTTGTCCTGTTTAATGACGGCAACATCATGTAACCGAGACAGCTATACACCTTCTGCTATAGATGCCCTAAAAGATAATGGCGATATCACCATATATACAACAACAAATACCCGTTCGCAAGATTTTAGTAAAGGGTTTATAGATTTCAGTACAAAATTTAATATGTCGCCCAATACGATCACCTTAGATCCTACTCAAAAGTTTCAGACTATGGATGGTTTTGGTGCAGCAATAACGGGATCTACTTGTTACAATCTGATGAAGATGACTCAAGAAGATCGGACAAAATTTTTAACAGAAACTTTCTCCGATGACAAAGGTATGGGAATGAACTACATTCGCATTGCTATTGGATGTTCGGATTTCTCTCTCAGTGAGTATACCTGTTGGGATAAAGAAGGTAAGGAAAACTTTGCTTTGCAGTCAGAAGAGAAACAATATGTTCTGCCGGTATTGAAAGAAATACTTGCCATCAACCCATCGATCAAAATTATGGGATCTCCTTGGACTGCACCAAAATGGATGAAAGTGAACAATCTAACAGATTTAAAACCTTTCGATTCTTGGACAAGCGGTCAGTTAAATCCTAAATATTACCAAGATTATGGATGGTATTTTGTACAGTGGCTGCAGGCCATGAAAAAAGAAGGAATCCATATTTCTTCGATTACAGTTCAAAATGAACCTTTAAATCGTGGAAATTCGGCTTCGATGTATATGACTTGGCAAGAGCAACAGGCGTTTATTAAACAAGCTTTAGGCCCACAGTTGAAGGCAGCTTCTTTAGATACAAAAATCTATGCCTTTGATCATAATTACAATTATGATAATATCGCTGATCAAAACGATTATCCAGTAAAAATTTATAATGATGCCGGAGCAGCTTCCTTTATTGCTGGTGCAGCATTTCATAATTATGGTGGTGATAAAGCGGAGTTATTGGATATCCATAATCAACGCCCAGATAAAGAATTGGTGTTTACTGAAACATCTATTGGTGAATGGAATGAAGGCCGTAATCTTGAAAAGAGATTGATGGAAGATATGCGTGAGGTCGCTTTAGGAACTGTTAATAATTGGAGTCGAGCAGTCATTGTTTGGAATCTGATGTTGGATAACGATAAAGGTCCGAATCGCGACGGAGGTTGTCAAACCTGTTATGGTGCAGTAGATATCAGTAAATCTAACTTTAAAAAGATTACACGCAATTCCCATTATTACATTGTGGGGCATCTTTCAGCTGTCGTAAAATCTGGAGCGGTGCGCATTGGAGCAAGCGGTTACACGGCGGAAGGCCTGATCTATACGGCATTTAAAAATGTAGATGGTTCGTATGCTCTAGTATTGCTAAATGATGCTAATGAGAATAGAAAAATAACCATACATGATACAAAAAATCACTTTAGCTACGAAGTTCCCGCTAAATCGGTGGTTTCTTATCGTTGGGCTAATTAA
- the truA gene encoding tRNA pseudouridine(38-40) synthase TruA translates to MKKSRFFIEVAYFGKNYHGWQVQNNAVSVQERLNDALAILLRVPTETIGAGRTDAGVHAKQLFVHFDADATGILAKPERFLYALNGLLPHDISVKSVVATHDDAHARFDAIRRSYEYHLHFEKDPFKYEYSSFLRDTPNVEKMNKAAEFLLGKKDFSCFSKSNTQVFTNICTISRAQWIWEDEGKLVFHITADRFLRNMVRAIVGTLLEIGIKGKPISFMEEVIASQNRSMAGTSVPAHGLYLTEVAYPYPVN, encoded by the coding sequence ATGAAGAAAAGTAGATTTTTTATCGAGGTAGCTTATTTTGGAAAGAATTACCATGGATGGCAGGTTCAAAACAACGCCGTTTCTGTTCAAGAAAGATTGAATGATGCATTAGCGATTTTATTGCGTGTGCCTACGGAAACGATTGGAGCAGGAAGAACAGATGCAGGTGTTCATGCAAAACAGTTATTCGTTCATTTTGATGCAGATGCGACAGGAATATTGGCCAAGCCAGAGCGTTTTTTATATGCGTTAAATGGACTTTTGCCTCATGATATTTCCGTTAAATCCGTCGTTGCGACTCATGATGATGCACATGCACGTTTTGATGCGATACGTCGTTCTTATGAGTACCATCTTCACTTTGAGAAAGATCCTTTTAAATATGAATACTCTTCATTTCTAAGGGATACTCCCAATGTTGAAAAAATGAACAAAGCTGCGGAATTTTTGTTAGGAAAAAAGGATTTCAGTTGTTTTAGCAAATCGAATACACAAGTCTTTACCAATATATGTACCATATCAAGAGCGCAATGGATCTGGGAGGACGAAGGAAAACTTGTTTTTCATATTACCGCGGATCGATTCTTGCGTAATATGGTACGTGCTATCGTGGGAACCTTGTTGGAGATCGGAATAAAAGGTAAACCAATTTCATTTATGGAAGAAGTCATCGCGAGTCAGAATCGATCAATGGCAGGAACATCAGTTCCAGCTCATGGCTTATATTTGACGGAAGTGGCCTATCCTTACCCTGTAAACTAG
- a CDS encoding DUF4293 domain-containing protein, whose amino-acid sequence MIQRIQTIYLLVAGLILFGLFLFPYVHYNDLVGLGKDVKVTGVYGTSAGLPTHETSFWYILQIIATVVVGLLPIYTIFKFKNRKTQIKLIILDIVLIILLAIWLYASASGHLVTVNQFLGAGTIGVGFFLLPISIIFLSLALGAIRRDEKLIKSADRLR is encoded by the coding sequence ATGATTCAACGTATTCAAACCATTTATTTACTCGTTGCTGGACTGATTTTGTTTGGCTTATTTTTGTTTCCTTATGTTCATTATAATGACCTTGTAGGTCTCGGAAAAGACGTTAAAGTTACAGGTGTGTATGGTACATCAGCAGGCCTGCCGACACATGAAACTAGTTTTTGGTATATATTGCAAATCATTGCAACAGTGGTCGTGGGGCTATTGCCGATTTATACCATATTCAAATTTAAAAATCGAAAGACTCAAATCAAATTGATCATACTAGATATTGTTTTGATTATTTTGCTTGCGATCTGGTTATATGCAAGTGCTAGTGGTCATTTGGTTACTGTCAATCAATTTTTAGGTGCTGGAACGATCGGTGTAGGTTTCTTTTTATTGCCAATCTCGATTATCTTTCTTTCCCTAGCCCTTGGAGCAATTCGTAGAGACGAGAAGTTAATTAAATCCGCAGATCGATTGCGATAA
- a CDS encoding DUF5125 domain-containing protein, protein MKRLILNFLLGTAALAALYSCKKDEKYVYQIGEPKIELKSDVSSAHFGDSLVFKLHASDQEIALSTVKVQLFFTDDKVSETIIRTKENGEYSGKILIPFYKNIPNGKATLKFVLQNISQKTTEQAYEIELTRPDFPYLNLVTDSKSYKMEKVGPNEYAATESFPSSVKGYIHAPKVGTQGTEMNFGWVNNAVDIGSIAEIPFTNLTTGVYSIKFNTLTYAASPFINIYMNGTLFSRIDDDHFKGEMELKNGDKIDFDGIDGLESWWIDPDYFTQKSDGTINFNGINGKYRVTADFKMKYFVVEAMDGTNLATLKADGTGAIWIIGEGIGKPTIAVNQVGWNPGNALCLVPIGNKKYQITVKAGESIHKDNINFKFFHQKNWGGEFGATTISTESDLIFIGTGTNGRDSGNLGIVAGKSFIVGESYILTVDLSQGNSKAVLTVAKK, encoded by the coding sequence ATGAAAAGACTTATTTTAAATTTCCTGTTGGGTACGGCTGCACTAGCAGCTTTGTATTCCTGTAAAAAGGATGAAAAATATGTGTATCAAATAGGAGAACCTAAAATCGAACTGAAATCTGATGTTTCATCGGCTCATTTTGGCGATAGTTTAGTATTTAAACTCCACGCATCGGATCAAGAAATAGCATTGTCAACAGTAAAAGTACAACTGTTTTTTACCGATGATAAAGTGTCTGAAACTATTATTCGCACAAAGGAGAACGGGGAATATAGCGGAAAGATTTTGATACCCTTCTATAAGAATATTCCAAACGGAAAGGCGACATTGAAATTTGTCTTGCAGAATATAAGTCAAAAAACGACTGAGCAAGCTTATGAAATTGAGTTGACTAGACCTGATTTTCCTTACTTAAATTTAGTAACTGACTCTAAATCGTATAAAATGGAAAAAGTAGGGCCAAATGAATATGCTGCGACAGAAAGTTTTCCATCTTCAGTAAAAGGATATATTCATGCTCCTAAGGTAGGGACACAAGGTACTGAAATGAATTTTGGATGGGTAAATAATGCGGTTGATATTGGTTCTATTGCAGAGATTCCATTTACTAATTTAACAACTGGTGTATATAGTATCAAGTTTAACACCTTGACTTATGCAGCATCGCCTTTTATTAATATTTATATGAATGGTACGTTGTTCAGTCGTATCGATGATGATCATTTTAAAGGAGAGATGGAATTGAAAAATGGTGATAAAATTGATTTTGATGGAATTGATGGCTTAGAAAGCTGGTGGATTGATCCCGATTATTTTACTCAAAAATCAGATGGAACAATCAATTTCAATGGTATCAATGGTAAATACCGTGTGACAGCAGATTTTAAAATGAAATATTTTGTTGTAGAAGCGATGGATGGAACAAACTTAGCGACTTTAAAGGCAGATGGTACAGGAGCCATTTGGATTATTGGCGAGGGTATCGGTAAACCAACTATTGCAGTTAACCAAGTCGGGTGGAATCCGGGGAATGCTTTATGTTTAGTACCAATAGGTAATAAAAAGTATCAAATTACGGTTAAAGCGGGTGAGTCTATTCATAAAGACAATATCAACTTTAAGTTTTTCCACCAAAAAAATTGGGGAGGAGAGTTTGGAGCAACAACGATCAGCACTGAAAGTGATTTAATATTCATTGGTACTGGAACAAATGGTCGAGATTCGGGTAACCTCGGTATTGTTGCTGGTAAATCATTTATTGTAGGTGAAAGTTATATCCTAACGGTAGATCTGAGCCAAGGGAATAGCAAAGCAGTGTTGACCGTAGCAAAAAAATAG